In Marinitoga sp. 1197, the following proteins share a genomic window:
- a CDS encoding 2,3-bisphosphoglycerate-independent phosphoglycerate mutase, with protein sequence MVDRQEFLQPLITKTNSKIVMLVMDGIGDTVVNGKTPLQAANTPNLDKIATESDLGQTIPVLPGITPGSGPGHLGIFGYDPIRYQIGRGILEALGIDVEVGEKDVVARGNFATIDGDTVVDRRAGRPKSEESAKIVEKLKENIKEIDGVKIQFYAGKEHRFVVKLTGEGLDDRIEDADPQKEGLPIKWAHATHPDAEKTAEIFTKLMKKIRDVLKDEPKINFALIRGFSKYPNIPQFPEVYKMRAAAIAVYPMYKGLAKLVGMDILNVDGETPSDEFKTLKKYWNDYDFFYIHIKKTDSYGEDGNFDAKVHVIEMVDEALPELLELNPDVLVVTGDHSTPVAISGHSWHPVPFMIKSPYTRAGLSKSFDEFEAARGSMGTIYAVDLMGLLMANARKLEKFGA encoded by the coding sequence ATGGTAGATAGACAGGAATTTTTACAACCTCTAATTACAAAAACTAATTCAAAAATTGTGATGTTAGTAATGGATGGTATTGGAGATACAGTAGTTAATGGAAAAACACCTTTACAGGCAGCTAATACACCAAATTTAGACAAAATTGCAACAGAGTCAGATTTAGGTCAAACAATACCAGTTTTACCAGGAATTACACCAGGTTCAGGACCAGGACATTTGGGTATTTTTGGATATGATCCTATAAGATACCAAATTGGAAGAGGAATTTTAGAAGCATTAGGTATAGATGTTGAGGTTGGAGAAAAAGATGTTGTTGCAAGGGGAAATTTTGCTACAATAGATGGTGATACTGTAGTTGATAGAAGAGCTGGAAGGCCAAAATCAGAAGAATCTGCAAAGATAGTTGAAAAATTAAAAGAAAATATTAAAGAAATTGATGGGGTTAAGATTCAATTTTATGCAGGGAAAGAACATAGATTTGTAGTTAAATTAACAGGTGAAGGTCTTGATGATAGAATTGAAGATGCTGATCCGCAAAAGGAAGGGTTGCCTATAAAATGGGCTCATGCAACTCATCCAGATGCAGAAAAAACTGCTGAAATATTTACAAAATTAATGAAAAAAATTAGAGATGTTTTAAAAGATGAACCAAAGATAAATTTTGCTTTAATTAGAGGTTTTTCTAAATATCCAAATATTCCGCAATTTCCAGAAGTATATAAAATGAGAGCAGCTGCTATTGCTGTATATCCTATGTATAAAGGATTAGCAAAATTAGTTGGAATGGATATTTTAAATGTCGACGGAGAAACACCTTCAGATGAGTTTAAGACTTTAAAAAAATACTGGAATGACTATGACTTTTTCTATATACATATAAAGAAAACAGATTCATATGGTGAAGATGGGAATTTTGATGCAAAAGTTCATGTAATAGAAATGGTAGACGAAGCATTACCTGAATTATTAGAATTAAACCCTGATGTATTAGTTGTTACTGGCGACCATTCTACACCTGTAGCTATTAGCGGGCATAGTTGGCACCCAGTTCCTTTTATGATTAAATCTCCTTATACAAGAGCAGGATTATCAAAATCGTTTGATGAATTTGAAGCAGCAAGAGGTTCTATGGGAACAATTTATGCTGTTGATTTAATGGGATTGTTAATGGCAAATGCAAGAAAACTTGAAAAATTTGGAGCATAA
- a CDS encoding ComEC/Rec2 family competence protein: MITTAIIFMAVVFFLFNYSLKTKVFFILILSLVLIKTITSYSIPTNKELGILGTIIDKSNNYYIVKTNEVYYDDSWKSIKGKLYFSYNKFTTDPFEIGNNIYIVGKKTNGKFDPIYMANSSEKSIYSVRNFFKKRIYRNFQYDNREILFSVVFGGLKGKNAEIFKNTGLLHLFAVSGFHVYIIYSLLYFLYSFTLFPINIRRLITIIILFIYLSASGFSDSAMRATFLLSIIELNKLIGWNVNSKNILGLIGVINLLYNPNVLFSAGFLMSYFAALSILIIIEYTNNPFLVTLSAFLAVLPWSILFFKGFSFVGIFLSVFFTPIIYSLMILSGLYIIVHLPDFVSNFVNYYISIIKSLLQYINRYIPYITLKDNSYIFLYFISIILLIFFHIVIYKRYTMSKK; encoded by the coding sequence ATGATAACTACAGCCATAATTTTTATGGCTGTAGTCTTTTTTCTATTTAATTACTCATTAAAAACAAAAGTATTTTTTATACTAATATTGTCTTTAGTGTTAATTAAAACAATTACTTCATATTCAATTCCGACAAATAAAGAACTAGGGATTTTAGGAACAATTATTGATAAATCAAATAACTATTATATAGTAAAAACTAATGAAGTTTATTATGATGATTCTTGGAAAAGTATAAAAGGAAAATTGTATTTTTCGTATAATAAATTTACTACTGATCCTTTTGAAATAGGTAATAATATATACATTGTAGGTAAAAAAACTAATGGTAAATTCGATCCAATTTATATGGCTAACTCTTCAGAAAAAAGTATATATTCTGTAAGGAATTTTTTTAAAAAAAGGATATACAGGAATTTTCAATATGATAATAGAGAAATACTTTTTTCGGTAGTTTTTGGTGGATTAAAAGGAAAAAATGCGGAAATCTTTAAAAATACAGGACTCCTGCATTTGTTTGCTGTATCAGGGTTCCATGTCTATATAATTTATTCCTTGTTATATTTTCTATATTCTTTTACACTTTTTCCCATTAATATTAGAAGATTAATTACTATAATAATATTATTTATATATTTATCAGCATCTGGATTTTCAGATTCAGCAATGAGGGCAACTTTTTTGCTCTCTATAATTGAATTAAATAAATTAATAGGATGGAATGTTAATTCAAAAAATATTCTTGGTCTAATTGGTGTAATAAATTTATTGTATAATCCTAATGTGCTTTTTTCTGCAGGATTTTTAATGAGTTATTTTGCAGCACTTTCAATATTAATAATTATAGAATATACAAATAATCCATTTTTAGTCACATTATCTGCATTTTTAGCTGTGCTACCTTGGAGTATTTTGTTTTTCAAAGGTTTTTCTTTTGTAGGAATATTTTTAAGTGTTTTTTTTACACCAATAATATATTCGCTAATGATTTTATCTGGATTGTATATAATTGTACATTTGCCAGATTTTGTATCCAATTTTGTAAATTATTACATATCCATTATAAAGAGTCTTTTGCAATATATAAATAGATATATACCATATATTACATTAAAAGATAATTCTTATATATTTTTATATTTTATATCCATAATATTATTAATTTTTTTCCATATAGTTATTTATAAAAGATATACGATGTCCAAAAAGTAA
- a CDS encoding thymidine kinase — translation MSGKFILIVGPMYSGKTSELISFVEIYTLGRKKIKVFKPVIDDRYSSEYVVSHTGTKIKAIPIKHSKEMYEHLDYDEKAVFVDEVQFFDEELKDVILDLIKKGINVYCSGLDLTYKNNPFKTTILLSAYADEIIKKKAVCHECGEYNGTISFKIVGNGSEIDVGGFEKYIAVCRDCYEKLNSEK, via the coding sequence ATGTCTGGAAAATTTATATTAATTGTAGGTCCTATGTATTCTGGAAAAACGTCAGAACTTATATCTTTTGTTGAGATTTATACATTGGGTAGAAAAAAAATAAAAGTATTTAAACCTGTTATAGATGATAGATATTCTTCTGAATACGTTGTTTCTCATACAGGAACAAAAATTAAAGCTATACCAATAAAACACTCGAAAGAGATGTATGAACACTTGGATTATGATGAAAAAGCTGTTTTTGTAGATGAAGTTCAATTCTTTGATGAAGAATTGAAAGACGTTATTCTTGATTTGATTAAAAAAGGAATAAATGTATATTGCTCCGGATTGGATTTAACCTATAAAAATAATCCATTTAAAACAACAATTCTACTTTCCGCTTATGCCGATGAAATAATTAAGAAAAAAGCTGTTTGCCATGAATGTGGTGAATATAATGGAACAATCTCATTTAAAATTGTTGGTAATGGTTCTGAGATAGATGTAGGTGGATTTGAAAAATATATAGCAGTTTGTAGAGATTGTTATGAAAAATTGAATTCAGAAAAATAA
- a CDS encoding aspartate-semialdehyde dehydrogenase yields the protein MKIGIVGATGEVGRTMIKVLEEFDLDITELRLFASKKSQGKEIKFKNKNYFVEELTEEKMKEHYDYLLFSAGSTISKKFAIIASKNGNTVIDNSSAFRMEKDIPLIVPEINGDIIKNYKGIIANPNCSTIQMVLALSNIQKEIGISEIFVSTYQAVSGAGNKGMKELLDQENGNNNINYFPDLIHHNVIPLIGNIMQNGFTEEEMKMVNETRKIFNNNKIKIYPTAVRVPVLYGHSESVAFKINGKSSVKELKKLISNVENVVYTEELITPLNVAGSNITYVSRLRQIEEDTFLLWIVADNVRVGAATNAVRILLKHYELNG from the coding sequence GTGAAAATTGGAATTGTTGGTGCTACTGGAGAAGTTGGTAGAACAATGATAAAGGTTTTAGAGGAGTTTGATTTGGATATTACAGAGTTAAGATTGTTTGCATCAAAAAAATCACAAGGAAAAGAAATAAAATTCAAAAATAAAAATTATTTTGTTGAAGAATTAACTGAAGAAAAAATGAAAGAACATTATGATTATCTACTTTTTTCTGCAGGGAGCACGATTTCAAAAAAATTTGCTATTATAGCTAGTAAAAATGGGAATACTGTTATAGATAATTCATCAGCATTTAGAATGGAAAAAGATATACCATTAATTGTTCCTGAAATTAATGGGGATATTATAAAAAATTATAAAGGAATTATAGCAAATCCAAATTGTTCTACGATTCAAATGGTTTTAGCTTTATCAAATATACAAAAAGAAATTGGTATTTCTGAAATATTTGTAAGTACGTATCAGGCAGTTTCTGGTGCTGGAAATAAAGGAATGAAAGAACTTTTGGATCAAGAAAATGGGAATAATAACATTAACTATTTTCCCGATTTAATACATCACAATGTAATTCCATTGATAGGAAATATAATGCAAAATGGTTTTACAGAAGAAGAAATGAAAATGGTGAATGAAACAAGAAAAATTTTTAATAATAATAAAATAAAAATATATCCAACAGCAGTAAGAGTTCCTGTTTTATACGGACATTCCGAAAGCGTAGCATTTAAAATAAATGGAAAAAGTTCAGTAAAAGAATTAAAAAAACTTATATCAAATGTAGAAAATGTTGTATATACCGAAGAATTAATAACCCCTTTAAATGTAGCTGGAAGTAATATTACTTATGTTTCCAGATTAAGACAAATTGAAGAAGATACTTTTCTGTTATGGATTGTAGCTGATAATGTTAGAGTTGGTGCCGCTACAAATGCCGTGAGAATATTATTAAAACATTATGAGTTGAATGGATGA
- a CDS encoding diaminopimelate decarboxylase family protein: MKKIPFDINYLLRNFPTPFYVYDERGILNSLKKLQNSFNWCDFKEYFAVKATPTPYILRILGENGAGTDCSSMAELILSEKSGINGEDILFTSNNTPIEEYKKAYDLGAIINFDDTDHIKKFLSKIGKPDIASIRYTPKNAYGTEVIGNPKNSKFGMPYKKVLEGYKIMIDSGIKRFGFHAMLVSNTLSTDMITRNTQIIFEAVKNISEKLNIEFEFIDIGGGFGIPYKPEEKELDINLLSKNIKDLYNYYFNDFKPKLYTENGRYITGPHGYLITKVLHIKSSYKMYVGVDANMANLMRPAIYGAYHHITVLNKFGEYETYDVVGSLCENNDKFAINRKLPKIEEEDILIIHDVGAHGHSMGFNYNGKLKSAEFIYDGEKFKMIRRAEILDDYFSTIIF; encoded by the coding sequence ATGAAAAAAATACCATTTGATATTAATTATTTACTAAGAAATTTTCCAACACCATTTTATGTTTATGATGAAAGAGGAATTTTGAATTCTTTAAAAAAATTACAAAATTCATTTAATTGGTGTGACTTTAAAGAATATTTTGCTGTAAAAGCAACACCTACACCCTACATATTAAGAATTTTAGGAGAAAATGGTGCTGGAACTGATTGTAGCTCTATGGCTGAACTTATCTTATCGGAAAAATCAGGAATTAATGGAGAAGACATACTTTTTACATCAAACAATACACCTATTGAGGAATATAAAAAAGCATATGATTTAGGGGCTATAATCAATTTTGACGATACAGATCATATAAAAAAATTTTTAAGTAAAATAGGCAAACCAGATATAGCTTCAATAAGATATACTCCTAAAAACGCATATGGCACTGAAGTTATAGGTAATCCAAAGAATTCAAAATTTGGTATGCCTTATAAAAAGGTTTTAGAAGGTTATAAGATTATGATAGATTCTGGTATAAAAAGATTTGGATTTCATGCTATGCTTGTTTCCAATACATTAAGTACAGATATGATTACCAGAAATACTCAAATCATTTTTGAAGCAGTCAAAAATATTTCAGAAAAATTAAATATAGAATTTGAGTTTATAGATATAGGGGGTGGCTTTGGTATCCCTTACAAGCCTGAAGAAAAAGAGTTGGATATTAATTTACTGAGTAAAAATATAAAAGATCTATACAATTATTATTTTAATGATTTTAAACCAAAATTATACACAGAAAATGGAAGATATATTACAGGACCACATGGTTATTTAATAACAAAAGTATTACATATCAAAAGTAGTTATAAAATGTACGTTGGGGTTGATGCGAATATGGCAAATTTAATGAGACCAGCTATTTATGGAGCATATCATCATATTACGGTATTAAATAAATTTGGAGAATATGAAACATATGATGTCGTTGGGTCATTATGCGAAAATAACGATAAATTTGCCATTAATAGAAAATTACCTAAAATCGAAGAGGAAGATATTTTAATAATCCACGATGTTGGAGCTCATGGACATTCGATGGGATTCAATTATAACGGAAAATTAAAATCTGCTGAATTTATTTATGATGGTGAAAAATTTAAAATGATTAGAAGAGCTGAAATATTGGATGATTATTTCTCAACAATAATATTTTAA
- the dapA gene encoding 4-hydroxy-tetrahydrodipicolinate synthase — translation MFNGVGTAMITPFNENFEVDYNALEEFVNFQLEFVDALIVLGTTGEAPTINEKEREKIVSKVVEIVNKKIPVIVGTGSNNPEHVLNNNKLAEKNGADGLLIVNPYYNKSTQKGLVKYFTYIAERTELPIILYNVPSRTGGNILPDTAIEIFDKNKNVIGIKEASGNISQIAELISNKPNEMLVYSGNDDQALPLMALGGNGVISVFSNVLPKQMKELTDAILNGNFKKAQEINNKYNILMRKLFVEVNPIPVKYAVSKLGYCKNIVRLPLVELSENGKILIDKLFEELSIL, via the coding sequence ATGTTTAACGGTGTTGGCACTGCTATGATTACTCCGTTTAATGAAAACTTTGAAGTTGATTATAATGCATTAGAAGAATTTGTGAATTTCCAATTAGAATTTGTTGATGCATTAATAGTTTTAGGAACGACTGGAGAAGCTCCAACAATAAATGAAAAAGAACGAGAAAAAATAGTTTCAAAAGTAGTTGAGATTGTAAATAAAAAGATACCTGTTATTGTAGGAACTGGATCCAATAATCCAGAGCATGTATTGAATAACAATAAACTTGCGGAAAAGAATGGTGCTGATGGATTGCTTATAGTAAATCCTTATTATAATAAATCAACCCAAAAAGGTTTAGTCAAATACTTTACCTATATTGCTGAAAGAACTGAATTACCTATAATCTTATACAATGTTCCATCAAGAACAGGAGGAAATATTTTACCTGATACTGCTATTGAGATTTTCGATAAAAATAAAAATGTTATTGGTATAAAAGAAGCAAGCGGAAACATTTCACAAATAGCAGAATTAATATCAAATAAACCCAATGAGATGTTAGTTTATTCAGGAAATGACGATCAAGCATTACCTTTAATGGCATTAGGTGGAAATGGCGTAATATCAGTTTTCTCAAATGTTTTGCCAAAACAAATGAAAGAATTAACTGATGCAATATTAAATGGGAATTTTAAAAAAGCTCAGGAAATTAATAATAAATATAATATTTTAATGAGAAAACTATTTGTTGAAGTAAATCCAATACCTGTAAAATATGCTGTTTCTAAACTTGGATACTGTAAAAATATTGTACGATTGCCTTTGGTAGAACTTAGTGAAAATGGAAAAATATTAATTGATAAATTGTTTGAGGAGTTGAGCATATTATGA
- a CDS encoding 4-hydroxy-tetrahydrodipicolinate reductase, translating into MKYGIIGRNGRMGNEIYNLFSEKGHKLVFSYDKNGENFIENPDILIDFSLPEVFNKVIEYTKKFKCPLIIGTTGLSNEQINELKTLSHEIPIIQSYNFSIGIQVLLKLVKLVDKLLDDADIEIFEVHHRFKKDKPSGTAKMIKEVLNKEVNISSLRLGNVSGDHSIYFGNLGEVITISHRALSRRTFAAGVLKAAEFSLKVVAGFYTFQDIFELTMKED; encoded by the coding sequence ATGAAATATGGAATAATTGGAAGAAATGGAAGGATGGGAAACGAAATTTATAATCTTTTTTCTGAAAAAGGGCATAAATTGGTATTTTCGTATGATAAGAATGGAGAGAATTTTATAGAAAATCCTGATATATTAATAGATTTTTCCTTACCTGAAGTTTTTAATAAGGTAATAGAATACACAAAAAAATTCAAATGTCCTTTAATAATAGGAACTACTGGTTTAAGTAATGAACAGATAAATGAATTAAAAACCTTATCACATGAAATACCAATAATTCAGAGCTATAATTTTTCTATTGGCATTCAGGTATTACTAAAGTTAGTAAAATTAGTTGATAAGTTATTAGATGATGCTGATATTGAAATTTTTGAAGTACATCATAGATTTAAAAAAGATAAACCTTCTGGAACAGCTAAAATGATTAAGGAAGTGTTGAATAAAGAGGTTAATATATCTTCTCTACGATTGGGAAATGTTTCTGGTGATCATTCAATATATTTTGGAAACTTAGGTGAAGTTATTACAATTTCACATAGAGCATTATCAAGAAGAACATTTGCTGCAGGAGTTTTAAAGGCTGCTGAATTTTCTTTGAAAGTTGTAGCTGGTTTTTATACATTTCAGGATATCTTTGAACTTACTATGAAGGAGGATTAA
- the dapD gene encoding 2,3,4,5-tetrahydropyridine-2,6-dicarboxylate N-acetyltransferase, which yields MNSYEIIEYIARSKKSTPIKVYLRGNLKDIPFEEYYGNEKVGILFCELEEFEKFLNSNKNIIEKYRIEMDRRNSAIPLLDLKKINARIEPGAVIRDLVEIGDNAVIMMGAVINIGAKIGKKTMIDMNVVIGGRAQIGNNCHIGAGSIIAGVIEPPSADPVIIEDNVLIGANAVILEGVKVGKGSVVAAGSVVTKNVDPYTVVAGIPARVIKKVDEKTKDKTRLLDELRNL from the coding sequence ATGAATTCTTATGAAATAATTGAATATATTGCCAGATCTAAAAAATCAACACCTATAAAGGTATATCTGCGTGGAAATTTAAAAGATATACCATTTGAAGAATATTATGGGAACGAAAAAGTAGGTATATTATTTTGTGAATTAGAAGAATTTGAAAAATTTTTAAATAGCAATAAAAATATAATTGAAAAGTATAGAATAGAAATGGATAGAAGAAATTCGGCAATACCTTTATTAGATTTAAAAAAAATCAATGCAAGAATAGAACCTGGTGCAGTAATACGTGATCTAGTTGAGATAGGAGATAATGCTGTAATTATGATGGGTGCAGTAATAAATATAGGAGCAAAAATAGGAAAAAAAACGATGATAGATATGAATGTTGTTATAGGAGGAAGAGCACAAATTGGTAATAATTGCCATATAGGAGCAGGTTCCATTATTGCTGGTGTTATAGAACCACCAAGTGCAGACCCTGTAATTATTGAAGATAATGTCTTAATAGGTGCCAATGCAGTTATATTGGAGGGTGTTAAAGTAGGGAAAGGAAGTGTTGTTGCAGCTGGATCTGTAGTAACAAAAAATGTGGATCCGTATACAGTAGTTGCAGGAATTCCAGCAAGAGTTATAAAAAAAGTTGATGAAAAAACAAAAGATAAAACTAGACTATTAGATGAATTAAGAAATTTGTAG